The Blattabacterium cuenoti genomic interval ATATATTTAAAAAATAAAATTCCAAAAACTATACCTATTGAAAAATTACCTGTTATTCTTCCAGAAATACATAATTTTCAACCAAAAAATGGAAAATCTGCTTTATTTAGAGCTAAGAACTGGGCATGGGATGAAAAAAATATGAAAATAGTTTCAAATTCATTTATTGATTATAAAAGTGTATTTCCTATAGAAACTAATACAATGCCTAGTTGGGCAGGATCTAGTTGGTATTTTTTACGTTATATGGATGTTACTAATGAAAATTTTTTTTTATCTAAAAAAAAAGAAAATTATTGGAAAAATGTGGATTTATATATAGGAGGATCTGAACACAATACTGGACATTTAATTTATGCTAGATTTTGGCATAAATTCTTAAAAGATAGAGGATGGGTCCAAACAGAGGAACCATTTAAAAAAATATTAAATCAAGGAATGATTCTTAGTTTTTCTGCTATTATATTAAAAGTAATTGGTAAGAATATATTTGTTTCTTATGGTCTAAAAGAAAAATCAAAAGTATTTCATATGTTTCAGGAAATATATATAGATATTTTTTTTATTGAAAATAATAATCATTTAAATATATCTAACCTAAAAAAAATTAGACCAGAATTTTATAATTCTATTTTTATATTAGAAAATGGTACTTTTTTATGTAAAAGAAAATTGGAAAAAATGTCCAAATCAAAATATAATATTGTAAATCCAGATGATATATATAAAAAATATGGAGCTGATGTTTTTAGACTTCATGAAATGTTTTTAGGTCCTATTGTTCAATCTAAACCATGGGATGATAAAAAAATAAATGGAGTAAAAAAATTTATTAAAAAATTATTTAATTTGTTTCATCAAAATGGTGTTTTTCAGGTATTAGAAACAGATCCAACATTTGAAGAGTTTCATATATTACATTACACTATAAAAAATATAGAAAAACATATACAATTATTTTCCTTCAACGTATGTATTAGTTATTTTATGATTGCAATAAATAAATTACTTATTTTAAAATGCAAAAAAAGAAAAATATTAGAACCATTAATACAATTATTGGCTCCATTTATCCCACATATATCAGAAGAATTATGGAATAAATTGGGAAAACAAAATTCTATTTTGTATCATCCTATGCCAATTATAGATGTAAAATATATTAAAAAAAATAAAATAACATATCCAATTATGTTTAATGGAAAATTCAAATTCTTAGAAGAATTTGATTATAATATTGAAAAAGAAGAAATAAAAAATAAAATTTTAAATAATTTAAAAACAAAAAATATATTAAAAAAAAATATAGTAAAAAAAATAATTTTTATTCCAAAAAAAATAATAAACATTTTATTCTAATTTAATATTTAAGTTTAATATATTATATAATATATTATAATTTTTCTACATAAAATGTAGATTTGTATTTTCATATATCTTTCATTTTTGAATTTTTTCATTCTATATTTATAAATGTGTAAAAACTTTTTTATGTCAAAAAAAATCCAAAATAAAACTAATATATATAGTTTTTTTAATTGTATAGAAAAAAATTTTGATAAAGCTACACGATTTATTCCAATAGAAAAAGGCCTTTTAGAACAAATTAAAGAATGCAATTCTGTATACAGAATGAATTTTCCTGTAAAAATAGGAAAACAAATAAAAGTAATTGAAGCTTATAGAGTCCAACACTCTCATCATAAACTACCTTGTAAAGGTGGAATTAGATATAGTATGAAAGTCACACAAGATGAAATTATGACTTTATCTGCTTTAATGACATATAAATGTGCTATAGCAGATGTTCCTTTTGGAGGAGCTAAAGGAGGAATAAAAATAGATCCACAAACTATGTCTGAAGAAAATATTGAAAAAATAACTCGTCGCTATACTTCTGAATTAATTAAAAAAAACTTTATAGGTCCAGGAATTGATGTCCCAGCTCCTGATTACGGAACTGGAGAAAGAGAAATGAGCTGGATATTTGATACCTTTTTATCACTTAGACCAAGTGATGTAGATGCTTTAGCTTGCGTAACTGGAAAACCAGTATCTCAAGGAGGTTTAAGGGGAAGAAAAGAAGCTACTGGATTAGGTGTATTTTATGGAATTAGAGAATTGTGCAAAATGAAAGAAGAAATGGATTCTATCGGACTTGAAGTTGGTATAATAGGTAAAAAAGTTATAATACAAGGATTAGGAAATGTAGGATACCATACAGCTAATTTTTTTTATGAAGCAGGAGCAATTATAGTAGCTTTAGCAGAAAGAGAAGGTGCAATATATAATAAAAATGGATTAGATGTATCTCAAGTAATTTTACATTTAAAAAATACAGGATCTATATTAAATTTTCCTAAAGCAAAAAATATAAAAAATACAGAAAGTGCACTAGAGTTAGAATGTGATATATTAATTCCTGCTGCTTTAGAAAATGTAATACATATAAATAATGCTAATCGTATAAAAGCAAAAATTATTGGAGAAGCAGCTAATGGGCCAATTACTCCTGAAGCAGACGAAATATTAGAAAAAAAAGGTATTATTATAGTTCCAGATATTTATTTAAATGCTGGTGGGGTAACAGTTTCTTATTTTGAATGGTTGAAAAATTTAAGTCATGTACGATATGGTAGGATGGAAAAAAGATTTAATGAAAATATGAATGCCAGATTACTACAAGTTGTAGAAACAATTTGCAATAAAAAAATTTCAAAGAAAGAAAAAAAAATTATTTTAAGAGGTGCAAGAGAAATTGATTTAGTTCGTAGTGGATTAGAAGATACAATGATTAATGGATTTCATAAGATTATAAATTTAAAAAAATCATCAAATATTGAAAATATGAGAACTGCAGCCTTTCTCCTTGCAATTAATAAAATTATAGATTCCTACGAAAAACTAGGAATATTTCCGTAATATTCTTTTTATAAAAAAAAATCTTTTTCATGAAGTATAAAAGATCATTATTGAAACTAAGTGGAGAAGCTCTTATGGGAAATAACGAATTTGGATTTCATTATAATCGTCT includes:
- a CDS encoding Glu/Leu/Phe/Val family dehydrogenase; its protein translation is MSKKIQNKTNIYSFFNCIEKNFDKATRFIPIEKGLLEQIKECNSVYRMNFPVKIGKQIKVIEAYRVQHSHHKLPCKGGIRYSMKVTQDEIMTLSALMTYKCAIADVPFGGAKGGIKIDPQTMSEENIEKITRRYTSELIKKNFIGPGIDVPAPDYGTGEREMSWIFDTFLSLRPSDVDALACVTGKPVSQGGLRGRKEATGLGVFYGIRELCKMKEEMDSIGLEVGIIGKKVIIQGLGNVGYHTANFFYEAGAIIVALAEREGAIYNKNGLDVSQVILHLKNTGSILNFPKAKNIKNTESALELECDILIPAALENVIHINNANRIKAKIIGEAANGPITPEADEILEKKGIIIVPDIYLNAGGVTVSYFEWLKNLSHVRYGRMEKRFNENMNARLLQVVETICNKKISKKEKKIILRGAREIDLVRSGLEDTMINGFHKIINLKKSSNIENMRTAAFLLAINKIIDSYEKLGIFP